Within Actinoplanes sp. L3-i22, the genomic segment GAGGACGCCCCGCTCGCCGACCTCGACGACCCGGGTTACGCCGGCGACAAGCTGCGCGGCGAGCGGGCCGCCGCGGCGTTCGGCGGGCCGGTCCTGCTGGCCCGGGCCGGGCTGATCCTCGGCCCGCACGAGGACGTCGGCCGGCTGCCCTGGTGGCTGCACCGCCTGCACCGCGGCGGCCCGACCCTCGCGCCCGGGCCGCGGGAGCTGCCGTTGCAGTACATCGACGCCCGCGACCTCGCCGGGTTCATCCTCGCCAACATCGGGACGGCCGGGGCGTTCAACCTGGTCAGCCCGTCCGGGCACACCACCATGGGCGAGCTGCTGGAGACGGCGGCCGCGGTCACCGGCGGCCGGGCCGAGCTGCGCTGGACCGAGCCGTCGGTGCTCCTCGACGCCGGCCTCGCGCCCTGGACCGACCTGCCGATCTGGCTGCCGCCGGGCGAGCTGCACGACTTCCTGCACCAGGGCGACGTGCGCCGGGCCCTGGCCGCCGGGCTGCGCTGCCGGCCGGTCGCCGAGACGGTGACCGACACCTGGGCCTGGCTGTCCGGCCTGCCCGAGGCCGCGCCGCAGCGCGCCGACCGCCCGTCGGTCGGCCTCGACCCGGCGATCGAGGCGAAGCTGCTCAACGGGTGACCCGCACGATCCGGGCCGGGCCGGTCGCCACGTCCGCCCGGGGCACCTCGGCCAGCTGCCGATACGTCCGGTCGAGGGCGTCCCGGACACCCGCCAGCCAGCCCTCGTCACCCACGTCGGGCCGAGGACCGGGCGGTTCCGCGGCGGACCCGCTCATCAGGCGGGCCGCCATCCGGTTGAGCAGCGCCTGCCGATAGGCCCCGAGCACCGCCGCGGCCAGCGCGTCCACCCCGGGCAGCCGCTCGCGCCACCGCGGGCTGATCTCCACCGCGGCCACGCCGCCGTCCGGAGCCACCCGGACCAGCACGACCCCGTCGTCGTCCACCCCGGCCTGCATCGCCCCGGGTCGCAGATCCGGTCCGGCCATCGGTCTCCCCCCGTCACGGTTTCTCTGGCTAACCCCGTGACGGGGACTTCCGCCGGGCGGCGGGCGGGAGGACGCGGCCCGCGCCAATTCGACCGGGGCCGATGAACCGGGCGGGCCGGGCGAGCGTTTACAGCGATCGCGCGGCGTGCCGTCCGGCGGCTCGCCCGCTGAAGATGCAGCCGCCGAGGAACGTGCCCTCCAGGGCGTTGTACCCGTGGACGCCGCCGCCGCCGAACCCGGCGACCTCCCCGGCCGCGTACAGCCCGGGCAGCGCTTCCCCGTCCACCCCGAGAGCCCGCGAGTCCAGGTCGGTCTGGATCCCGCCGAGGGACTTGCGGGTCAGGATGTGCAGCTTCACCCCGATCAGCGGCCCGGCGGCCGGGTCGAGCAGGCGGTGCGGCGACGATGTACGCCCGACCCGGTCGCCGATGTAGCGCCGCGAGTTGTAGATCCCCTGGATCTGCCCGTCCTTGGTGACCTTGTTGGCCAGCTGCCGGTCCCGGGCCTCGATCTGCCCGCGCACGTGCGTCACGTCCAGCAGCGGCGTGTCGGTCAGCTTGTTCATCCCGGCGACCAGCTCCTCCAGGGTCGCGGCGACCACGAAGTCCGCGCCGTGCTGCTTGAACGCCTCGACCGGCCCGGGCGCGCCCTTGCCGAGCAGCCGGTCGCGCAGGAACGCCTTGCGGTCCTTCGCGGTCAGGTCCGGGTTCTGTTCCGAGCCGGACAGCGCGAACTCCTTCTCGATCATCTTCTGGGTGAGGATGAACCAGGAGTGGTCATGCTCGGCCAGGTCCGGCGTCGTGCGCAGGTACCGGAGCGTGCCGAGCGTGTCGTAGCTGGGGTAGTACGGCTGCGGCAGGCGCCGGCCGAGCGCGTCGAACCACATCGGCGAGGGCGCGGAGAGGATCCGGATGCCGTGCGACGGCCAGATCGGGTCCCAGTTGCGGATGCCCTCGGTGTAGTGCCACATCCGGTCCCGGTTGACCAGCCGCGCGCCGGCGTCCTCGGCGATCCCGAGCATCCGGCCGTCCACGTAGGCCGGCACCCCGGTGATCATCGACTTCGGGGCGGTGCCGAGCCGCTCCGGCCAGTACCGCCGGACCAGGTCGTGGTTCGCCCCGATGCCGCCCGTGGTGACGATCACCGCCTGCGCCCGTACCTCAAATTCTTGAAGCTCTTCCCGGTTTGTCGGAAAGCCACGTGCGGCATCGTCATCTTTCAAGAGCTTTCCGCGTACGCCGACAACCGCGCCCCCCTCGACGACCAGCTCGTCGACCCGGTGCCGGTGCCGGAACTCCAGCAGCCCGGCCTCGGCAGCCTTGAGCGCGGACGCCGCGAACGGCTCGACCACGCCGGTCCCGGTCCCCCAGGTGATGTGGAAGCGCGGCACCGAGTTGCCGTGCCCGCCGGCGCGCAGGTCACCGCGTTCGGCCCAGCCGGCGAACGGCAGCCAGCTCAGCCCGAGCCCGGCCAGCCAGGAGCGCTTCTCCCCGGCGGCGAACTCGACGTACGCCCGCGCCCACTTCACCGCCCACGAGTCCTCGTCGCCGAGCCGGTCGAAGCCGGCCGACCCGCGCCAGTCGCTCCACGCCAGGTCGACGCTGTCGCTGATCCGGGCCCGGCGCTGCTCGGGGCTGTCGACGAAGAACAGGCCACCGAACGACCACCACGCCTGCCCGCCGAGGTTCGCGGCGTTCTCCTGGTCGAGCAGCGCCACCTTCTTCCCGGCGGTGGTGAGCTCGTGCGCCGCGACCAGTCCGGCCAGTCCGGCGCCGACGACGATGACGTCCGCGTCCACGACAACCCCCTCAAGGTGATCCACGCCACGTGGCGATACCGGAATCTATCCGATACATGAAATTGGCTCGCAACACGCCGAGGAGGCATTGTGTCCTCGCTCGCCTCCCAAAACCCCGCACGGACACTACGGCGAATCACGGTGACAATGGTGTGGTGCCGCACCAGATCCCCACCGCCGACCCGGCGCAGACCCGCGCCGAGCTCGAAAATCTCCGCCCTGACCTGGTCGAACGCTACGACGCGGCACTCCCCGGCGCCCGCGCGGCGATCCTGCGCCGGCTGCAGATCGCGATCGGACGTGAGCCTCTTCCGGGAGCCGTCTACGCCGACATGGACCCGATCGAGCTGGCCGCGAAACTCTGGCCCGGGACCGCGTTCGTCGCCGAGGTCGCCAACAGCGTCGCCAACCTGGCCCTCGCCCACGCGAACCGGATCCCCCGGACCCTCCCGGCGCCCGGCGACCCGGACGGCCTCGGCAGGATCGAGCAGCTGGAGACCGACGGGCACCCGCTGCACCCCGGCTGCCGCACCCGGGCCGGGATGACCGTCGCCGACGTGCTCGCCTACGCGCCCGAGCACCGCCCGGTGATCCGGCTGCGCCGCCTGCGGGTCCCGGCCGAGCGCTGGCACGGCACCGCCCAGCCGGTCCTCTACGCCCACCCGTGGCAGGCCGCCCGGCTGCTGCGGGAGTTCCCGTGGCTCACCGACGCCGGCCCGACCCGGCCGATGCGGCCGCTGATGTCGCTGCGCACGGTCGCCCCGGTCAGCGGCGGGCCGCACCTCAAGACCGCGGTCGACGTGCAGATGACCTCGGCGGTGCGGACCGTCTCGCCGGCCGCGGTGCACAACGGGCCGATCCTGTCCGCGTTCCTCACCAGGATCACCGCCGACCTGCCGATCGACATCCTGGCCGAGACCGAGGCCGGCGCGGTGCTCACCGACGACGGGCCGGACCGGCGCCTCGCCCACCTGGTGCGCCGTGCGCCGCGGCTCGGGCCGGGCGAGACCGCCCTCCCGCTCGGCGTGTTCACCAGCACCTTCCTGGACCTGGTCGACGATCCGTACCGATGGCTCGACGAGCTCACCGCGATCCTGTTCGCGCCGCTGACCACCGTGCTCGGCCGCGGCGTCGCGCTGGAGGCGCACGGGCAGAACACCCTGGTCGTGCTCCGCGACCGGCGCCCGGTCCGGATCCTCTACCGCGACCTCGGCGGCGTCCGCGTCGACCGCGCGCTCGGCCTGGACCTGCACGGCGACCTGCTCACCGACGACCCGGCGGTGCTGCGCACCAAGCTCGCGGCGGCCGCGCTCGGCACGGTCGCCAGCCAGCTCGTGGACGCGTTCGCCGACCGGCACGGCGCGGAACCGGACCGGCTGTGGGCGATCGTCGCGGCCGGGCTGCGCGGCGCCCCGGAGCTGCTGACCGAACCACTTCCGGTCAAGGCGACCACGGCCATGCGGCTGGCCGCCGACCCGCTCGACGACATCTGGACCCAGCAGCCCAACCCGATGGCGGTGCATGCATGACCTCCAGCCTGACCACCGGACGCCTCGCCGCGGCCGCCGCGCACACCCAGGCCGCGCTCGCCGTGCACGCGCCGGACCTGGTCGCCGGCTTCCTCGGCAACCTGCCGGACGCGGCCGGGACGGTCGGCAGAAGACTCCGGGGCGCCCTCGCCCGCGAGGGCCTGACCAGCGACGACGAGAAGGACGCGACCCGGCACGCGTTCCACCGGATCGAGTTCGCCCGCTCCGGCGTCACCGATCCGGTGGAGCTGCTCGACCGGGCCGGGATCGACGCGCCCGGGTTCGCCGCGGAGATCCGCAACGCGGTGATCAACCTGGCGATCGCGCTGTCCCGGCCGGGCCCGAACCCCGGCGGGGACGCCGACGAGGCCGCGATCGCCGGGGAGCGGCTGGCCATTTCCGGTCACAACCTGCACCCCTGCGGGCGGACCCGGCTCGGCTGGGACACCTGTGACGTCCTCGAACACGACCTGGAGGCCGGCTCGACGCGGATCCGCTTCATCGCGGTTCGCGACACGGCGCATCTGGGCGATGACCTGAGCAGCTTATATCCGGACAAATCACCACATGGATATCGGGCGCAACCCGTCCACGCCTGGCAACACGCCCTCGTCCTCGACCGCTACCGCCACCTGTTCGCCGACGGCACGCTGCGGCAGCTCGACGGCCACCTCGACGCCATCCCCACCGCCGCCCTGCGCACCCTGCTGCTGCCACCGGACGCCGACGGCAGACGCCACTACCTCAAGGTCTCCCTGGACATCCAGGTCACCTCGACCCGGCGCAGCATCTCGGTCGCCAGCACCCGCAACGGCCCGGCCGTCTCCACCCTGCTGCACCGCCTGGCCGCCGACGAGCCCACCCTGCTGCTGATGGCCGAGACCGCCGGCGCCGCCGTCCCGGCCGGCTCCGGCCGCGACCTGTCGGCGATCGTGCGCGACGGCCTGACCGGGCGGCTCGCCCCCGGCGAGGAGGCGATCGCCGGCAGCGCGCTCCCCTACCGCCTGCCCGGGCTGATCCGCCGGCACGGCGGCGGACCCGCCGCCTGGCTGACCGACTACGCCCAGCTGCTGCTGCCCCCGCTGCTGCGCCTGGCCACGCACGGCGTCGCCCTCGAGGCCCACCTGCAGAACTGCCTGCCGACCTTCGTCGACGGCCGCCCGCACCGCCTCGCCCTGCGCGACTTCGCCGGCCTGCGCCTGCACCTGCCGCGCCTGGCCGCCGCCGGCCACCACGTCGACCTGTGGCCGGGCTCGGTCGTCGGCACCGACGACCCCGCGGTGATGCGCGCGAAGCTCGGCTACACCGCGTTCCAGGCCCACCTCGGCGAGCTCGTCCTGCACCTGGACCTGGACGAACGCGCCGCCTGGCGGATCGTCCGGGAGGTCGTCGACGAGACCTACCGCACGCTCGGCTCGGCCGACGCCCGCGCCGACCACGCCGCGTTCACCGCACCGACCGTGCCGCACAAGGCGCTGGTCCGGATGCGGCTGGCCGACCACGGCGACATCTACCTCCCGGTGGAGAACCCCCTGCATGGCTGAGCTGCCCGGGCACGTCGCCGCCGCGCTGCGCCGCCTGCCGGCGCCGGCCTGCGCCTACGTCTACGACACCGAGGCGCTGCGCACCCAGGCTGCCCGGCTGCGGGCCGCCCTCCCCCGGAAAACCACGCTTGTGTACGCCGTGAAGGCCAACGGCCACCCGAAGGTCGTCGAGACCCTCGCGGCCGCGTGCGACGGTCTCGAGGTCGCGTCCGGCGGCGAGCTCGACCTCGCCGTCCGGGCCGGCGCCCGCCGGATCGTCTTCGGCGGCCCGGCCAAGACCGACGCCGAGCTGGCCGCCGCGGTCCGGGCCGGCGCCCTGCTCAACGTCGAGAGCCGCTTCGAGGCCGAGCGGATCGCCGCCCTCGGCCTGACCGCCGACATCTGCCTGCGGGTCAACCGCGCCACCGTCGCGGTCACCGGCAGTCACGCGATGACCGGCACCCCCACCCCGTTCGGCATCGACGAGAACCAGCTCGGCCCGGTCCTCGCCACGCTTCCGAGCAGCCTGACCGTCATCGGCTTCCACCTGCACGCGGTCTCCAACAACCTCGACGGCCCGGCCCACGCCGATTTCCTGCGCGAGGCGATCTCCTGGTCCGTCAAGACCGCTTCGGCGTACGGCGTGCAGCTCCGCATCGTCAACGCCGGCGGCGGCCTCGGAGTCGACTACACGTCGCAGGCGTCCATCGACGTGACCGCACTGTCCCGGGTCACCGTGCCCGACGGCGTCGAGCTGATCCTGGAGCCGGGCCGCTACCTGGCCGCCGACGCGGGCTGGTACGCCGCCGAGGTCCTCGACCTGAAGACCACCCACGGCCGTACGTTCGCCGTCCTGCGCGGCGGCACCCACCACTTCCGGCTGCCCGCCGCGTGGGGCTACAGCCACCCGTTCACGATCCTGCCGATCGACGCCTGGGACCGCCCGTACTCCCGCCCGGAGGTCACCGACACCCCGGTCGACGCGGTCGGCGAGCTGTGCACCCCGCGCGACGTCCTCACCCGCGACCGGCACGTCAGCCGCCTGCGGGTCGGCGACCTGCTGGTCTTCCCCCGCACCGGCGCCTACGCCTGGGACATCTCGCACCACGACTTCCTGCGCCACCCGGCTCCGGACTTCATCGTCCTCTGACCGGAACGTCTCATCGGGGTGCGCCGATGTCCGTGGGTCTGCTATGACTATCCCGCCATATCGATAAATAGCAGTGTGCGAGGTCCGAACCGGACTCTCCGGGCGCTGCTGTCCACGGGGGATAACTTCATGCTCACGAATGTGTGGCGCCCATCGGCGCGCGCCGGAACGGGCTGGCGGCGCCGGGCGCTGGCCGCTGTCGCCGGCGGGCTGGCGGTCGCGATCCTGATGCCGCAGAGCGCGTACGCCGCGCCCGCGCGGGCCGTGCCGAAGGCGGCGCCGGCCGAGCTCAGCGTGCTGCAGATGCTGGAGCGGCTGGCCGGCCCGCCCGCCGCGGTGCCGGACACCGACGGGCCGATCGACGACGACACCCTGGACCGGATGCTCTGCCAGGACCTCGCCGACTACGACGAGGACCCCGAGGTCCGGGCCGCGGCCCAGGCCGCGCTCGACACCAACGACCCGGCGACGATCCGGGCCTTCCTCGACGACGGCCTGCCGGTCTACCGCAAGGCAGCCGCCGAGATCAAGAAGATCAAGGTCGTCGAGGACCGCGCGCTGGTCCAGAAGTGGGCCGACACCGGCACGCCGATCGTCCGGCAGAAGGCCGCCGCCGCGCTGGCCACCAACAACGCCACCAAGATCGCCGACTTCATCGCGATCGGCAAGGCCGCCGCCGACGCCGCCGACGCGCAGGACGTGCTCAACGCCGCCCAGCAGGCCCAGCTGATCCTGGGCCGGGTCACCCAGCTGGTCGCCGCCGGCGGCCCCCAGGTGCAGGCCCAGGGGCAGCTCGCGCTCGACAGCGAGGACCCGGCGGTGATCGCCGAGTTCTACAACCACGGGTACGCGATCGCCAGCCAGCAGGACGCCGACTCCCAGCAGCAGATCCAGGACGCGCTCGCCGCCCGCACCAAGGCCGTCGACGCGCTCACCGACCTGGCCGGCCGGGCCACCCGGGCGGCCACCGCCCAGCAGCAGATCATCGTGGCGAGCATCAGCGGGACCCAGTCGCTGACCGTCACCTCGAACTCGATGGCGCTGGTCAACAAGTACGCCAAGCAGGCCGACGCGATCTACGCGAGCGACCTGCCGATCCGCAAGGCCGGCGGCGCCACCCACACCGCCGACCTGACCAGACTGCGCACCGACGCCTGCGCGGAATACACCGTCACCGCCCGCAACGCCGACCAGGTCACCGCGCAGTCCGGGGTGGCCACCACGGCCGCCAAGGCGCTCACCGACACCGGCCTCACCCAGGGCATCGACTGGGCCCAGGTGCTGCAGGCCCAGGCCGACGCCGGCACCGCCGCCAAGCAGGCCGCCGAGACCGCGTGCCACGCCGCCGAGGCCACCGAGGCCGCCGCCAAGACCCTGGACGCCGACCACGCCGCCACCGTGGACGCCGCCAACGCGGTCAAGTACCGGCAGGCCGCCGAGCGCGAGCAGGCCGCGGCCGAGAAGCTCGCCGACCGCGCCCAGCAGCTGGCCGCCGCCGCCAAGGCCGCCGCCGCCGACGCGCACGAGCAGCGGATGCGGGCCGAGCTCGCCGCCGAGGACGCGTGGGACCGGGTCGCCGCCGCGCAGGACTACTACGAGACCGCGAAACAGCAGGCGGCCATCGCCCGCCAGGCGACCGCCGACGCGATCACCCACCAGAAGCAGGCGTACGACGCCGCGGTGCGCGCGATCGACCAGCAGAACGTCGCGGTCACCAAGCACGACGACGCCAAGAAGGCGTACGACCAGTCCCTGATCGCCGGGGACCACTTCGCCGAGGTCGGCAAGCGCACCAAGGACCTGATCGAGCGGGCCAAGAAGTCCGCCGACGGCGCGCACTCCAAGGAGCTGGAGGCCGAGGCGGCCGAGGCCCGCAAACTCGCCGCCGAGCTGGCCTGCAAGTACCCGGACAACCCGAGCGGCACCGGCTGCCCGGGCACCGCCGAGATGCAGCGGCTCGCCGCCGACGCGGCCCGGGCCTCGGCCGACGCGATCGCCGCCCGCTCGGCGGCCACCTCGGCCCAGGGCGACGCCACCGCCTCCTCGACGGCCGCCGACGCGGCCGCCGCCGACTACGGGCGGGCCTCGGCCGCCGCCGCGGCCGCCGCCAACGCCGCCCGCGGGGCCGCCAACGAGGCACGCAAGGCCCAGCAGGACGCCGCCGTCGCCGCCACCGCGGCCGGCAAGGCGATCGACGACGCGACCAAGGCCAACAACGACGCGCAGGCCGCGGTCGCCGCCGCCCGCGCCGCCATGCAGCACGCCGCGGCCGCCCGCGCCGACGCCGACCTGGTCCTGCGGGCCTACCAGGACGCCGTCCGGCAGGCCGCGATCGCCTCGTTCCAGACCCGGGTCGCCGGCCGCGCCGCGCTCGACGCCCGGATCGCCGCGGAGGGCATCGCCGACCCGGCGATCACCGCGATCGACGTCGCCAGCCTGTACGGGGAGACCGACAGCGACGCCGCGATGGCCATCGACCTGGCCAACTCGGCGATGGCGATCGGCGCCACCCAGA encodes:
- a CDS encoding NAD-dependent epimerase/dehydratase family protein, which codes for MRILILGGSGFVGRTLASTAVAAGHDVTVFNRGRRDPVPGVEVLLGDRLAEGGLAALGTGTWDAVVDTWSAEAAAVGTAAASLAGRAGHWTYVSSRSVYRYPAPRHAAEDAPLADLDDPGYAGDKLRGERAAAAFGGPVLLARAGLILGPHEDVGRLPWWLHRLHRGGPTLAPGPRELPLQYIDARDLAGFILANIGTAGAFNLVSPSGHTTMGELLETAAAVTGGRAELRWTEPSVLLDAGLAPWTDLPIWLPPGELHDFLHQGDVRRALAAGLRCRPVAETVTDTWAWLSGLPEAAPQRADRPSVGLDPAIEAKLLNG
- a CDS encoding FAD-binding dehydrogenase, whose amino-acid sequence is MDADVIVVGAGLAGLVAAHELTTAGKKVALLDQENAANLGGQAWWSFGGLFFVDSPEQRRARISDSVDLAWSDWRGSAGFDRLGDEDSWAVKWARAYVEFAAGEKRSWLAGLGLSWLPFAGWAERGDLRAGGHGNSVPRFHITWGTGTGVVEPFAASALKAAEAGLLEFRHRHRVDELVVEGGAVVGVRGKLLKDDDAARGFPTNREELQEFEVRAQAVIVTTGGIGANHDLVRRYWPERLGTAPKSMITGVPAYVDGRMLGIAEDAGARLVNRDRMWHYTEGIRNWDPIWPSHGIRILSAPSPMWFDALGRRLPQPYYPSYDTLGTLRYLRTTPDLAEHDHSWFILTQKMIEKEFALSGSEQNPDLTAKDRKAFLRDRLLGKGAPGPVEAFKQHGADFVVAATLEELVAGMNKLTDTPLLDVTHVRGQIEARDRQLANKVTKDGQIQGIYNSRRYIGDRVGRTSSPHRLLDPAAGPLIGVKLHILTRKSLGGIQTDLDSRALGVDGEALPGLYAAGEVAGFGGGGVHGYNALEGTFLGGCIFSGRAAGRHAARSL
- a CDS encoding IucA/IucC family protein, translated to MPHQIPTADPAQTRAELENLRPDLVERYDAALPGARAAILRRLQIAIGREPLPGAVYADMDPIELAAKLWPGTAFVAEVANSVANLALAHANRIPRTLPAPGDPDGLGRIEQLETDGHPLHPGCRTRAGMTVADVLAYAPEHRPVIRLRRLRVPAERWHGTAQPVLYAHPWQAARLLREFPWLTDAGPTRPMRPLMSLRTVAPVSGGPHLKTAVDVQMTSAVRTVSPAAVHNGPILSAFLTRITADLPIDILAETEAGAVLTDDGPDRRLAHLVRRAPRLGPGETALPLGVFTSTFLDLVDDPYRWLDELTAILFAPLTTVLGRGVALEAHGQNTLVVLRDRRPVRILYRDLGGVRVDRALGLDLHGDLLTDDPAVLRTKLAAAALGTVASQLVDAFADRHGAEPDRLWAIVAAGLRGAPELLTEPLPVKATTAMRLAADPLDDIWTQQPNPMAVHA
- a CDS encoding IucA/IucC family siderophore biosynthesis protein; translation: MTSSLTTGRLAAAAAHTQAALAVHAPDLVAGFLGNLPDAAGTVGRRLRGALAREGLTSDDEKDATRHAFHRIEFARSGVTDPVELLDRAGIDAPGFAAEIRNAVINLAIALSRPGPNPGGDADEAAIAGERLAISGHNLHPCGRTRLGWDTCDVLEHDLEAGSTRIRFIAVRDTAHLGDDLSSLYPDKSPHGYRAQPVHAWQHALVLDRYRHLFADGTLRQLDGHLDAIPTAALRTLLLPPDADGRRHYLKVSLDIQVTSTRRSISVASTRNGPAVSTLLHRLAADEPTLLLMAETAGAAVPAGSGRDLSAIVRDGLTGRLAPGEEAIAGSALPYRLPGLIRRHGGGPAAWLTDYAQLLLPPLLRLATHGVALEAHLQNCLPTFVDGRPHRLALRDFAGLRLHLPRLAAAGHHVDLWPGSVVGTDDPAVMRAKLGYTAFQAHLGELVLHLDLDERAAWRIVREVVDETYRTLGSADARADHAAFTAPTVPHKALVRMRLADHGDIYLPVENPLHG
- a CDS encoding alanine racemase, with the protein product MAELPGHVAAALRRLPAPACAYVYDTEALRTQAARLRAALPRKTTLVYAVKANGHPKVVETLAAACDGLEVASGGELDLAVRAGARRIVFGGPAKTDAELAAAVRAGALLNVESRFEAERIAALGLTADICLRVNRATVAVTGSHAMTGTPTPFGIDENQLGPVLATLPSSLTVIGFHLHAVSNNLDGPAHADFLREAISWSVKTASAYGVQLRIVNAGGGLGVDYTSQASIDVTALSRVTVPDGVELILEPGRYLAADAGWYAAEVLDLKTTHGRTFAVLRGGTHHFRLPAAWGYSHPFTILPIDAWDRPYSRPEVTDTPVDAVGELCTPRDVLTRDRHVSRLRVGDLLVFPRTGAYAWDISHHDFLRHPAPDFIVL
- a CDS encoding Hint domain-containing protein, which gives rise to MLTNVWRPSARAGTGWRRRALAAVAGGLAVAILMPQSAYAAPARAVPKAAPAELSVLQMLERLAGPPAAVPDTDGPIDDDTLDRMLCQDLADYDEDPEVRAAAQAALDTNDPATIRAFLDDGLPVYRKAAAEIKKIKVVEDRALVQKWADTGTPIVRQKAAAALATNNATKIADFIAIGKAAADAADAQDVLNAAQQAQLILGRVTQLVAAGGPQVQAQGQLALDSEDPAVIAEFYNHGYAIASQQDADSQQQIQDALAARTKAVDALTDLAGRATRAATAQQQIIVASISGTQSLTVTSNSMALVNKYAKQADAIYASDLPIRKAGGATHTADLTRLRTDACAEYTVTARNADQVTAQSGVATTAAKALTDTGLTQGIDWAQVLQAQADAGTAAKQAAETACHAAEATEAAAKTLDADHAATVDAANAVKYRQAAEREQAAAEKLADRAQQLAAAAKAAAADAHEQRMRAELAAEDAWDRVAAAQDYYETAKQQAAIARQATADAITHQKQAYDAAVRAIDQQNVAVTKHDDAKKAYDQSLIAGDHFAEVGKRTKDLIERAKKSADGAHSKELEAEAAEARKLAAELACKYPDNPSGTGCPGTAEMQRLAADAARASADAIAARSAATSAQGDATASSTAADAAAADYGRASAAAAAAANAARGAANEARKAQQDAAVAATAAGKAIDDATKANNDAQAAVAAARAAMQHAAAARADADLVLRAYQDAVRQAAIASFQTRVAGRAALDARIAAEGIADPAITAIDVASLYGETDSDAAMAIDLANSAMAIGATQSVAAQQHADDAAAAAAHAATMVTQAEAQVKPAFVAAQKAAEAAQRAIAASKVAVDAAQDAAKDAQLAADAAQSARRAEAQASSIAQAANGLAQQASQNAGVARQAKNGARGYADQAQKAADNANLLAGDTETMSGTITSISNSVWGMARGMSGLAKALMETAWKAYDVEQQAAETAWMRWLKEKSDQAIDHVMPWGADIAKGARDSVLGSVEGLWYLSNCTIGTFVGTDPASDEYTVPFVSFLPTSDTACTTLQKGLTDLVKDPKQLLHWDEWGKNWQHALGMTIVDVVTIIGTDGFGAIFKALEKGISKDIAKAGLKDLLAGAAKYGGELLSNAVTKLGAINAARLLSLAESLTIKLTLSPEEIGAMARAIVDSGLDAVEQAFKNLRNTPIVKVLEDLYKACVRGNSFDPGTRVLLGDRSSKPIAEIVVGDQVLATDPVTGVTKPEPVTELHRNVDTALADVTVDSGAVLHTTQEHPFWNDTARDWTGAADLRPGDLLRSTVAAPSVAGVRSFTGDQEMFNLTVDEIHTYYVLAGTTPVLVHNITAGCWAATDEALDDLLDDIFDKYGPMVGAGVEYMINRYNSGSFSHALKGIGTDPIATAQYLALMAKRTFTYFDTKEKNWVYYDEGNEILIVKTSGNIHAFNKPLAEWKANLGTRYIEP